The genomic window AGATCGCCGGGCGAGGAATCCGGGCGACTGTGGACGGTTCTGAAATCCGGGCCGGCAGCCGTCTGCTGCTCGAGGAAGCCGGAATCGCGGTTCCGGAAATCCGTGCGGAGGGGACGCTTATCTACCTGGCTGAAGGCACACGTTACCTCGGCTGCGTGGCGATCGCCGACGCGCTGAAGCCGGACGCGGTTTCCGCCATGAAGGAGCTGCGCCGGTGCGGCGTCGACCGGTTGATTCTGCTGACCGGCGACAATCGCGAAACGGCGGAACGGGTGGCCCGGCAACTTGGAATCGACGAAGTCCGCGCCGAACTGCTCCCGACCGGAAAAGTCGCCTGTCTGGAAGAGATCATGAAACACCTGAAGCCGGATGAAAAGCTCGCTTTCGTCGGGGACGGAATCAACGATGCGCCGGTGCTGTCCCGGGCCGACGTCGGCATTGCGATGGGAGGGCTCGGCTCGGACGCCGCGGTCGAATCGGCCGACGTGGTGCTGATGACGGACGAACCGTCGCGCATCGCACCGGCGATCCGGATTGCGCGCCGGACGCTTGGAATCGTGCGCGGCAACATTGCGCTCGCGCTTGGAATCAAAGGCGCGGTGCTGCTGGCCGGGGCGTTCGGCTTCGTTTCGATGTGGGGAGCGGTTTTCGCGGACGTGGGTGTAACGCTGCTGGCGATCCTGAACGCCCTCCGCGCGCTGGGCGGCGTAAAATCCCGCTGAAACGCCGGCCGCCCGGAGAAGATGTGTTTTTTTCCGAAGCCGACTGGATTTTTGACCGATGGGAGGCTATTTTATGAACGCCTCCCCTCAGCCCGGGTGGCGAAATGGCAAACGCAACTGACTTAAAATCAGTTAGGGAAACCTTTACGGGTTCGAGTCCCGTCCCGGGTACCATTTTAACCTCAGAATGTAAGATTTTGTGCCGTTTTGTGCCACTCTTGCCTTTCAATCCTCGAAATCAGTGGTATTTTAGCTCACGAGGATAGTTATGAGGAAACAGGGCAATGGCGAGGAAAGTCATGAAGCAGGAAGTCGGTACCATCTACCAAAAACCGAACGGGACATATCATTACCGTTATCAGATCAACGGTGAACGCAAGTCGATCAGCCTGAAAACTAAAAATCAGGAAGAAGCGAAGCGGAAAGTCAAAGAGCTGCTTCCGGTTCTGAAAGCGACCAGCATGGAAGTCGTTTCGGCGCACGTCGCTCACGCGCGCAATCTGATTGAGCCTGTAAATGTATTGTTGCTTACCGAAACGTGGAATGTTTACTCAAAACACCCGAACCGTGCCACTCCTGCGACTGTTAACGAACGTCTCGCCTACGAAGCAGACTGGAGAGATTTTTTGAAGTCTCTTCCGAAAGGCTGTCAATATCTCCACGAAGTGACGCCGGAACTGGCCGAAGCCTACGCACAAAAGCTCCGGGAACGTCAACTGGCCGTTGATACGCACAACCGCAAGATCAAACGGCTGCGGAAAATCTTCTCTACGCTTACCGAGTATTGTCCCGATGGTAATCCCTTTCATTCTTCTGTACTCTGGCGTAAAGACCGCGAGGAGCAGGAACACAATACACGTCGTCTCGCCTTTACTCGCGAACAGGAACAGGCATTGCTGGACGTACTGGCCGATTCTACGCACAAGGTGAAGAACAAACCGGAAATCCGGGTCATCTATCATTTGGGGATGTTTACTGGCCAACGGCTGAAAGACTGCGTTCTGCTGCAATGGCATAAGGTTGATCTTGAACGGCGGCGCATCTGGGTCAAGCAATTCAAGACCGGAAAAGAAGTCACGATTCCAATTGCTGATCAGCTATTGACGGTGCTTCAGGAAGCATTGGCATGGAAACGAGATGAATATATCTGTCCGAACTGTGCGGCTCGATATAAGCAGAAAGACGCCAACGGCAAAGATGTCGGATGCAATAAAGTCGGCTTGGATATCCTCCGGGTGATCCGCTGGATCGGGTTGGAGCCATCCGTGGAGGTGCCGGGCCGCAAGAAGAAGGCAACGGTCTACGGCTTTCATTCCCTGCGCCACAGCTTTGCCAGTCATTGTGCTGAAGCTGGTGTCCCGAAAGCCGTATTGCTTTCAATCCTCGGCACCGATTCTGATATAGCTGATAAATACTATATTCATATTGGAGAGGAGGCCCAAATGGAAGCGATTGCCGCTGTCGCGTCCATCACGACCAAATCCGATCGCCAGCGGATCGAAGAAGCATTGAAGTTGCTCGATACTCCCGATATCCCTACCGAGGAAATTTTGAACCGTGTCCGGCACGTACTGAAAGCATAAATGCTTATTTACGATAGCTTATTAGTTGAAACTGAGCCTCCAGAAAATGAAACTGGGGGGCTTGCTTTTTGAAACGTTTCACCCTTGAAATGAGTCTGTAAGCGGAGAATTTGAAACAACGATTTTGAGATTTTGAGCGTAAAATCTCAACAGATATTTATATCCCCAATCTATCCGGAAATCCAGTTTCATTCGCATATCCTTTTTCGTTCAGTTCAACGGTGACTCAAGCAAAGCCCCAGGTCAAAAGTGCAATAACAGATGATGGCAACAATGGCGAATATCTATAAATTTACCCCGCTTCTGATTATTTCTCAAGAGGATGGACCAGAGTATCGAAAAGCAACCCCATCTGATAACAGATTGTTTCTCCGGGAGCCAGCAGTTTGCCGAATTGATTGATTGTTACGGTCGGAGTCGCAACCATTCAACGAGGCATTGGTCGGTTCCAAACCGAGAACGTAAGCGTTGCGTGAAGGCCTTTTCCATATGTACCAGATACGGTAGGACCGCTGTATCATAACGGACTATTACGGCAATCCCGAGAGGCCGGTTGAGAATACGCATCTGTGCCCATCCGGCTGCATCGGAGGCAACTTGTGCCGAAAACAATATTCCACGAAGCCAATCAGCGGCGGCGGATAAGGGTTCCACTCTGCAATTCCGGCTGTGGCGTAGGCGTTACGCGGTTCAATCCGATGGGGAGGGGCTTCAAATTCCAAGACGGGACTGATGAGCGGATAACCTAAGTTGCAGTGATGAAGTATTTCGGTAAACTCGGCCGCTTCGCCATGATTGGTTACGCGGTCTGCGATGTAAATCCGGTTGTCGCCATAGGCGGTGTGAATAGAACGTCCCAATGAAAGATTGGAGCTGAAAAGATGCCTTTGCGCAAAATGCCGGAAATTTCAATCCGCTACCGCTACAGACATCGACAATGTGTTGTCTCCGGCCGCTTCCTTCTTCTGGACGGGAGAGGCGTACGTAGCAAAGCTGGTCTGGATGGGCCAGATAGGGGCGTGCCGTTTCAAACTCCAGATTCATTTTACGCTTTCCCGTTTGAGCGGAACATCAGGATTTTATCACGCCTCACCCGGTCGCCTGTTTCCGGAATGCGACTTTTTTCCTGATTCAATAGCAGGAATTTTCCGTACCGCATTTGTCAGGCGATTTGCCGATCGCTCTCCGATACCGTTTCTTCGCCGATGACCAGTTTGCTCAGGATGACGCGGCGGCGGCAGCAGAATTCCGCAAGCTGCCGCATCTTCTCCGGATCGTCGCCGCGGGTGGTGACCAGCAGCTTGTCGAACGGCTGCTTCTCATAGACCTCCCCGAGCTGTCGGCTGCCGCCGAACACAGGAAAACCGTAGACGTGCAGTCCGGCCAGCACCGGGTCGTCGTCGATGATTCCGACGATCTGCTCCCTGTCGCCGGATTTCTGCGCGCAATACAGCGTGCTGATGAAAACCCGGCAGTTGAGTCCGCCGCCGTAAATCAGCAACCGCAGACGGTCCGGCGCCTGATGCTGCAGATCGAGCTTCCGGAACCAGAACCACTCCGCATAGTGAATCAGCAGCCGTTCCCCGACGATCAGCAGCACGCTCAGTGCCGAAAAAACGATCGATCCGCCGATAAACTGCCGCAGATCAATGCTGTACAGCTGCGCCATATTCCGATATTCGAGCAGAAACAGCAGCGAACAGGCCAGGACCGAACCGAGAAGCAGCAGCATTTTCAGCCGGCAGTAGTCGTTGATTCCGGCCCGCAGCCAGTAGACCCGGTAAGTGCCGGAGAGGCAGAGCAGCAGCGCGAGCGGTCCGAACGTGCAGAGGAAAATCCGCAGATTGCCGGCCGTTCCGCAGGTCGTCCAGCAGGCCGTCACGAACGACACGCCGATCAGAAAAAAGTCAATGAACGGATGTACGAGGTTGATCAGCAGTCCGCGCCGCGGCTTGATCAGCCCGTTCCGGATCAGCCGGGCCGAAGCGTACAGTTCGACCCCGGCCAGCTGCCGGATCGCGATCAGGACGCCGAGCAGCAGCAGGATATAGCCGATCGCCAGAGTCGAATGGCGCAGAAAGAGCAAAAGCAGCGCCGCGGCCGCGAATCCGCAGCCGATCAGATACATCAGAAGGGCGGTCGTGGTCTGCTTGCGCGTTTCGCGCAGCAGCCGGTGGTGCAGATGGTCCTGGTCGCCGTCCATGATGCCGCCGGAATGCGGATCAAGCAGTTTCCGGGCGCTGCGCCGCCAGATGGCGAGAACCACGTCGAAGAGCGGAACCCCGATCGCCAGCAGCGGCAGCAGCAGCGAGGTCGCCGTCACCGCACGGTCGATGGTCGAAAGCCCGGTAATCGCAAAGATCAGCCCGAGGAACGTACTGCCGGTGTCCCCGAGGAAAATCCGCGCAGGATGGAAGTTGTAGCGCAGGAAGCCGAAACATGTGCCGGCCAGAATCTGCATGCTCATCGCCTCCGGCGCGTGTCCGCCCGCCGGCAGGAACCAGATCGCCATGCATCCCGCCGACACGATCGCGAGTCCGGAAGCGAGCCCGTCGAGTCCGTCGATCAGGTTGAACGCGTTCAGGATGACGATCACCCAGCCGACCGTCAGCGCCAGCGAAAGAAACCACGGGACCGGCCAGCCGAGAATCGTGTAGTCGCAATCCATGTTGAACCAGACGATCAATGCCACGACGATCTGAACCGCGAGCTTCAGTTTCGACTTCAGTTCGCGGCGGTCGTCCACAATGCCGAGCGCACCGAGCAGTGCCGCCGGAACCAGCAGCCGCGCCAGAAGCTCCCGGGATTCCGGCAACGGAGAATGAAGCGCATAGAAGCCGAGCGCCGTGAAAAACGCCAGAATCACCGCAATGCCCCCGCCGCGCGGGACCGCATGCTCATGAATGTGCCGTCCGCCCGGCTTGTCCACATAGCCCAGGCGCGGCAGCACACGAATGCAGACCCGCGTCAGCAGCACCGACAGGCAGCAGCCGAACAGCGGATACAACACGAATCCCCCGTGAGAAGAGAAAAAATCAAACGACATAGTCATCAATACGTCTTTTCCTTCACATCTGTATCAATGAAGTTTTTTCAACGGTATTTCAGACAAAAGCGCAGAACGGTTAACCGTTCAATTCTCGGCTTGCGGTTGTACAGAGCGTGTCGATCCAGTGATTGACACGAAGCTGTTCCTCCGCTTCGACCAGAATCCGGATTTTGTTTTCCGTTCCGGAATAACGG from Victivallis lenta includes these protein-coding regions:
- a CDS encoding tyrosine-type recombinase/integrase; the protein is MKQEVGTIYQKPNGTYHYRYQINGERKSISLKTKNQEEAKRKVKELLPVLKATSMEVVSAHVAHARNLIEPVNVLLLTETWNVYSKHPNRATPATVNERLAYEADWRDFLKSLPKGCQYLHEVTPELAEAYAQKLRERQLAVDTHNRKIKRLRKIFSTLTEYCPDGNPFHSSVLWRKDREEQEHNTRRLAFTREQEQALLDVLADSTHKVKNKPEIRVIYHLGMFTGQRLKDCVLLQWHKVDLERRRIWVKQFKTGKEVTIPIADQLLTVLQEALAWKRDEYICPNCAARYKQKDANGKDVGCNKVGLDILRVIRWIGLEPSVEVPGRKKKATVYGFHSLRHSFASHCAEAGVPKAVLLSILGTDSDIADKYYIHIGEEAQMEAIAAVASITTKSDRQRIEEALKLLDTPDIPTEEILNRVRHVLKA